Proteins encoded within one genomic window of Edaphobacter lichenicola:
- the rpoN gene encoding RNA polymerase factor sigma-54 translates to MLLQPKLNLKVSQRQVLTPGLVQMVSVLALNKLELREMINTEMVENPVLEELEESVATLDERAGLEGDRERSAEDVAAESERVEKDPFDEIDFGSYFQDYLDPGFRTASNFEEYDKPSFENFLSQPSTLSDHLAWQLGSLTLSPEVRAAAELVVGNLNENGYLTASDEELVEALMQMQEPERSEPIPFDRGARSRSAHVWDLPETKDEDDHSVHGESLDLAAASDETAGVFLAAVREARKVVNFLDPVGVGSRDLRECLLIQICAQQGEAAIVLRRQQMHAAEKAARNGAAGDADEDYGAIEAVSASDSPGREDVFSIATHIVTNCLPLLQKKDMRELTRSCGRTADEVNAAVEFIRTLDPRPGQRYNHSETRLIEPDVAFVKRDDVYVVLMNEEDMPTLRLNQGYRKMLQQKQTEKEVKEYVKERYKSAIQLLRNIEQRKNTIVRTCEVIVRRQQEFLEHGVNALKPMMIKEVAEEIGVHPSTVSRAVANKYVHTSQGVFELRFFFSEGVNGPEGGDLPLVLLKRKVKKLIEEEDERKPLTDDQLAAELQRQGIQVTRRTVAKYREDMQIPSTHQRRVR, encoded by the coding sequence GTGTTGCTGCAACCGAAGCTGAACTTGAAAGTCTCACAACGACAGGTGTTGACCCCTGGACTGGTGCAGATGGTCAGCGTACTGGCGCTGAACAAGCTCGAGCTGAGAGAGATGATCAATACCGAGATGGTGGAGAATCCGGTGTTGGAGGAGTTGGAAGAGTCGGTTGCCACGCTGGATGAGAGAGCAGGGCTTGAGGGGGATCGGGAGCGCTCGGCGGAGGATGTGGCCGCGGAGAGCGAGAGGGTAGAAAAGGACCCGTTCGACGAGATCGACTTTGGCAGCTACTTTCAGGATTATCTTGATCCTGGCTTTCGAACGGCGTCGAACTTTGAGGAGTACGACAAGCCTTCGTTCGAGAACTTTCTTTCGCAGCCGAGTACACTGAGCGACCATCTGGCGTGGCAGCTTGGTTCGCTGACCTTGAGCCCTGAGGTGCGCGCCGCGGCAGAGTTGGTGGTGGGGAATCTGAATGAAAACGGCTATCTGACGGCTAGCGATGAGGAGCTGGTGGAGGCTCTAATGCAGATGCAGGAGCCGGAACGTTCGGAGCCGATTCCATTTGACCGTGGGGCCCGAAGCAGATCGGCGCATGTGTGGGATCTTCCGGAGACGAAGGACGAGGACGACCACTCCGTGCATGGCGAGTCGCTGGATTTAGCGGCTGCGTCCGACGAGACGGCTGGTGTGTTTTTGGCGGCGGTTCGCGAGGCACGGAAGGTGGTTAATTTCCTTGATCCGGTAGGGGTAGGGTCGAGAGATTTGCGGGAGTGTCTGCTGATTCAGATATGTGCTCAGCAGGGCGAGGCGGCGATCGTGCTGCGACGCCAACAGATGCACGCTGCGGAGAAGGCTGCAAGAAATGGTGCAGCCGGCGACGCCGACGAAGACTATGGCGCGATCGAGGCGGTTTCAGCCTCGGATAGTCCGGGGCGTGAAGATGTCTTCAGTATCGCGACGCACATTGTGACGAACTGCCTGCCGCTGTTGCAGAAGAAGGATATGCGCGAGCTGACACGGAGCTGTGGGCGGACGGCGGATGAGGTGAATGCGGCGGTGGAGTTTATCCGCACCCTGGATCCGCGGCCGGGACAGCGGTATAACCACAGCGAAACGCGGCTGATTGAGCCGGATGTGGCGTTTGTGAAGCGCGATGATGTCTATGTTGTGCTGATGAACGAAGAGGATATGCCTACGCTTCGGTTGAACCAAGGCTATCGCAAGATGCTGCAGCAGAAGCAGACGGAGAAGGAAGTCAAAGAGTACGTGAAGGAGCGGTACAAGTCGGCGATTCAGCTGCTGCGGAACATCGAGCAGAGAAAGAATACGATTGTGCGGACGTGTGAGGTGATCGTCAGGCGTCAGCAGGAGTTTCTCGAGCATGGGGTCAACGCTCTGAAGCCGATGATGATTAAAGAGGTTGCGGAGGAGATCGGGGTGCATCCTTCGACGGTTAGCCGCGCGGTGGCGAATAAATATGTGCATACCTCGCAGGGCGTGTTCGAGCTGCGCTTTTTCTTCTCCGAGGGAGTGAATGGGCCGGAGGGTGGAGATCTGCCGCTGGTGCTGCTGAAGCGCAAGGTGAAGAAGCTGATCGAGGAAGAGGATGAGCGGAAGCCGCTGACGGACGATCAACTGGCGGCTGAGTTGCAGCGGCAGGGGATTCAGGTGACCCGAAGGACGGTCGCGAAGTACCGGGAAGATATGCAGATTCCAAGTACGCACCAGCGTCGTGTACGCTGA
- a CDS encoding ABC transporter ATP-binding protein: protein MRRIWRLLLYVRPYALYSVASVALMAVVGAMAAFRVLLVKPIFDNVLSPDAYTHDVLVFPHVPLLGRPLNLHFLVPSPLHNAWTVVAYALVVSALVKSVCDYVGTYLVNYAGFGMITDLRNDLYNAVLRRSVGFFQKHTTGTLLSTLINDIERVQTAMSSVLGEFLQQIFTLIFMIGVAIFYGGKLAWVLLLFVPVVISSARRIGRRVRQTTRKGQDKLAEIQNIIHETITGNRIVKAFGMELWEMNRFRRAARRLFSANLRSVSVQAISSPLMDGLGSVAIALLLLLGRDRIKSGSMTIGSFISFLIAVFTLYDPVRKFALFYNSFQQALGASEEIFKFMDAQDDVQEKKRAFVLKEFKEEIRFEDVGFAYESDGEVKQVLRGINLNVRPGEVIAFVGPSGAGKSSLVNLIPRFFDVNEGRILLDGHDLRDVTIASLRQQIGKVTQETVLFNDTVRNNIAYGQPDVPMSKVEEAARMALAHEFILNMPDGYNTMVGEKGTRLSGGERQRLAIARAILKNAPILILDEATSALDMESEQYVQAALANLMQGRTVFVIAHRLSTVRRASRIAVIEGGRITEMGTHDELMQHSGTYRRLYNMQFSEDDVVPASSSESALTVGLEGIA from the coding sequence TTGAGGCGCATCTGGCGATTGCTGCTGTATGTTCGGCCGTACGCCCTTTATTCGGTGGCGTCGGTGGCATTGATGGCAGTGGTGGGTGCGATGGCGGCGTTTCGCGTGCTGCTGGTAAAGCCAATCTTCGACAATGTGTTGAGTCCGGATGCGTACACGCATGATGTGCTTGTGTTTCCTCATGTGCCTCTTCTTGGCAGGCCGTTGAACCTGCACTTTCTGGTTCCGAGCCCGCTGCACAATGCGTGGACGGTGGTGGCTTATGCGCTGGTGGTCTCCGCACTGGTGAAGTCGGTGTGTGACTATGTGGGGACTTACCTGGTGAATTACGCGGGCTTCGGGATGATTACCGACCTGCGCAACGATCTGTACAACGCAGTTCTGCGACGTTCGGTGGGGTTCTTTCAGAAGCACACAACGGGCACTTTGCTGTCGACGCTGATCAATGATATTGAGCGCGTGCAGACGGCGATGTCGAGCGTGCTGGGGGAGTTTCTGCAGCAGATATTTACGCTGATTTTTATGATCGGCGTGGCGATCTTCTATGGTGGCAAGCTGGCCTGGGTACTGTTGTTGTTCGTTCCTGTGGTGATCTCCTCGGCGCGACGTATCGGGCGGCGGGTGCGGCAGACGACGCGCAAAGGGCAGGACAAGCTGGCAGAGATTCAGAACATTATTCACGAGACGATTACGGGTAATCGAATCGTGAAGGCCTTCGGCATGGAGTTGTGGGAGATGAACCGCTTCCGGCGTGCGGCGCGGAGGCTGTTCAGCGCCAATCTGCGGTCGGTGAGTGTGCAGGCGATCAGTTCTCCTTTGATGGATGGGCTCGGTTCGGTCGCGATTGCACTGCTGTTGCTGCTTGGCCGCGATCGCATCAAGAGCGGCTCGATGACGATCGGGTCGTTTATCTCCTTCTTGATAGCGGTGTTTACTCTTTACGATCCGGTGCGGAAGTTTGCGCTGTTTTATAACAGCTTTCAGCAGGCGCTGGGGGCGAGCGAAGAGATCTTCAAGTTTATGGATGCGCAGGACGATGTGCAGGAGAAGAAGCGCGCGTTTGTTTTGAAGGAGTTTAAAGAGGAGATCCGGTTTGAAGATGTCGGCTTCGCCTATGAGAGCGATGGCGAGGTGAAGCAGGTGCTGCGTGGGATTAATTTGAATGTGCGGCCGGGTGAGGTTATTGCGTTTGTTGGTCCGAGTGGAGCGGGCAAGTCCTCGCTGGTGAATCTGATTCCTCGTTTCTTCGATGTGAATGAAGGAAGGATTCTGTTGGATGGACACGATCTGCGCGATGTGACGATTGCTTCGCTGCGGCAGCAGATTGGAAAGGTGACGCAGGAGACGGTGCTGTTCAACGATACGGTGCGGAATAACATTGCTTACGGTCAGCCGGATGTGCCGATGAGCAAGGTGGAAGAGGCGGCGCGGATGGCGTTGGCGCATGAGTTCATTCTCAACATGCCCGACGGGTATAACACGATGGTCGGCGAGAAGGGGACTCGGCTGAGCGGGGGAGAGCGACAGAGGCTGGCGATTGCGCGGGCAATTTTGAAGAACGCCCCGATCCTGATTCTGGATGAGGCGACATCGGCTCTCGACATGGAGAGCGAACAGTATGTGCAGGCGGCGTTGGCGAATCTGATGCAGGGGCGGACGGTGTTTGTGATTGCACATCGTCTGTCGACGGTGCGACGAGCCTCTCGTATTGCGGTGATTGAAGGGGGACGGATCACGGAGATGGGTACGCATGATGAGCTGATGCAACACTCCGGGACCTATCGGCGACTCTACAATATGCAGTTCAGTGAGGACGATGTTGTGCCGGCAAGTAGCAGTGAAAGTGCACTGACGGTCGGGTTGGAGGGGATCGCGTGA
- a CDS encoding GNAT family N-acetyltransferase, with product MALSPVLEPPTSPFHFTPTTPITPTASPLFSKPRIAPSAHSTTLRSEPKTIFLRTRKAQLQDAHAIHQLIDSFSHDGTLLPRSYAEVCANISTFTVVETHTHQFLGCAALHIYGPHLAEIRSIVVRPNIKGCGAGGQLVHELLRQANARGIQCLCLFTRIPAFFEHFHFEVVDRQLFRDKVLKDCQHCSRRNACDETAMAIGELPASRDKPQNDLFLPRQHSELVQLQL from the coding sequence ATGGCATTGTCCCCTGTACTGGAACCTCCGACCTCCCCGTTCCACTTCACCCCAACCACACCAATCACTCCCACAGCCTCACCCCTCTTCTCAAAGCCGCGCATCGCCCCATCAGCCCACTCCACCACCCTCCGCAGCGAACCAAAAACCATCTTCCTGCGAACCCGCAAAGCGCAGCTGCAGGACGCCCACGCCATCCATCAACTGATCGACAGCTTCTCCCACGACGGCACGCTCCTTCCCCGCTCCTACGCTGAAGTCTGCGCCAACATCAGCACCTTCACCGTCGTCGAAACCCACACCCACCAGTTCCTCGGCTGCGCCGCCCTCCACATCTACGGCCCGCACCTCGCCGAGATCCGTTCCATCGTCGTTCGTCCCAACATCAAAGGCTGCGGAGCCGGCGGCCAGCTCGTCCACGAGCTCCTGCGCCAGGCCAACGCCCGCGGCATCCAGTGCCTCTGCCTCTTCACCCGCATCCCCGCTTTCTTCGAGCACTTCCACTTCGAAGTTGTCGACCGTCAACTCTTCCGCGACAAAGTGCTCAAAGACTGCCAGCACTGCTCCCGCCGCAACGCCTGCGACGAGACCGCCATGGCCATCGGCGAACTTCCCGCCTCGCGAGACAAGCCACAGAACGACCTCTTTCTGCCCCGGCAACATTCAGAGCTGGTGCAACTCCAGCTCTGA
- the lptB gene encoding LPS export ABC transporter ATP-binding protein: MKTLSTEEIGKSYGGRQVVKGVSLEIEQGEVVGLLGPNGAGKTTSFYMIVGLVRPDSGRVLADGHDISRLPMYLRARNYGISYLPQEPSVFRKLTVQDNILAVLEAQQLSWESRRTRTEKLIEQLNLGHVRKTRGYALSGGERRRVEIARCLAIEPAFILLDEPFSGIDPIAVLDLQEIIFGLKKSGIGVLITDHNVRETLSVTDRAYIIAEGKIFKTGTPGELGRDPEVRRIYLGENFSMS; encoded by the coding sequence ATGAAGACCTTATCAACGGAGGAGATCGGCAAGTCGTATGGCGGCCGCCAGGTGGTGAAGGGGGTCAGCCTTGAGATCGAACAGGGCGAGGTGGTTGGGCTGCTTGGGCCGAACGGCGCGGGAAAGACGACGAGCTTTTACATGATCGTTGGGCTGGTGCGTCCGGATTCGGGGCGCGTGCTTGCGGATGGGCACGACATCAGCCGGCTGCCGATGTATCTGCGGGCGCGGAACTATGGGATTAGCTATTTGCCGCAGGAGCCTTCGGTGTTTCGCAAGCTGACGGTGCAGGACAACATCCTGGCGGTGCTGGAGGCGCAGCAGTTGAGCTGGGAGAGCCGGCGGACGCGCACGGAGAAGCTGATTGAGCAGCTAAATCTAGGCCATGTGCGGAAGACGCGGGGCTATGCGTTGAGCGGGGGAGAGCGCAGGCGAGTGGAGATTGCGCGGTGCCTGGCGATCGAACCAGCGTTCATTCTGCTGGATGAACCGTTTTCGGGGATCGATCCGATTGCGGTGCTGGATCTGCAGGAGATTATCTTCGGGTTGAAGAAGAGTGGGATTGGGGTGCTGATTACGGACCACAATGTGAGAGAGACTTTGTCCGTGACAGACAGGGCTTACATCATCGCTGAGGGAAAGATTTTTAAGACTGGAACGCCGGGTGAACTGGGGCGCGATCCTGAGGTGCGGCGGATCTATCTGGGCGAAAACTTCTCGATGAGTTAG
- a CDS encoding LptA/OstA family protein: MNVSVERLRVWLLAGAGLLVIVIASFLGYAHYRAHRFLTNLPKKLGVNVRRETNGFTYSQSMQGRTIYTVHAAKAVERADGKVTLHDVGIVLYGRKEDRADRIYGKEFEYDQKNEVIRAEGEVHIDLQAPEAADANAKMDYAAGKDLHGAGVGEKGAGSAEKKDVRLIHVTTSGLVFLQKLGVAATDNEIEFESGGLTGHAVGADYNSDTGVVVLHSAVRVNGLERDRPVVLTASRAELDRQNERAVLTQAKYMAVGGRGGAGQTAQARNVVVHLRPDGTAERIEAEGEVTLMNGMGGMVTAPRGEMTLSAQSQPQSAVMLGGVKYSADESLRQAKGEASEARAGFDKTGRPEHVVMTGAVHLNERVRTDASSDAWGERELNAGQVELALFAGAAGKAQLRDAKATGDARLKVMNPAAKGGGPTSSGLAGDVLTAHFVRVGSADHLAEVHGDGHTAMRRVNGKGVVDTSSGDSLVAHFRPVSAGAARGANATGKGQSADEITSATEQGHVVMTELPVKKLGDSAAPAEERVTAERAVYDGELERTTLTGNVQVSNGTSVLWADRVVTEQQTGDATADGSVKASFSQVGSEGEPVHVLASRAEMKHDSQMAKFYGGGLNGKPARLWQGASQVDAPVIEFEQKQKRLLAHGEGQGAPGAVHTVLVSGGSGVKADSAKTDNKAGKQVGGGKTSVVRVISRELVYSEEARRADFTGGVQVDSADGSMRGQQAVVYLQAAPAIGGKKADGAAGGGFMGGNVERVVASGHIEMQQPGRRASGEQLVYTASDGMFVLTGTPTALPKVVDDQRGTVTGTSLRFHTGDENVVVSNEGESGAGQRVRTETRVKNKE, from the coding sequence ATGAACGTTTCGGTAGAACGGCTGCGTGTCTGGTTGCTGGCAGGTGCTGGCCTGCTGGTGATCGTGATCGCCTCTTTTCTGGGATATGCCCACTACCGGGCGCACCGCTTTCTGACCAATCTGCCGAAGAAGCTGGGGGTGAATGTTCGGCGGGAGACCAACGGGTTTACCTACTCTCAGTCGATGCAGGGTCGGACGATCTATACGGTTCATGCGGCGAAGGCGGTGGAACGCGCGGACGGCAAGGTGACGCTGCATGATGTGGGGATCGTGCTGTATGGGCGGAAGGAGGATCGGGCCGACAGGATCTACGGGAAAGAGTTTGAGTATGACCAGAAGAACGAGGTGATCCGTGCGGAGGGGGAGGTGCATATCGATCTGCAGGCCCCGGAGGCAGCGGATGCGAACGCGAAGATGGACTATGCGGCAGGGAAGGATCTGCATGGCGCGGGAGTGGGTGAGAAGGGTGCGGGATCGGCTGAGAAGAAAGATGTGAGGCTGATCCATGTGACGACCAGCGGGCTGGTGTTTTTGCAGAAGCTGGGTGTGGCGGCGACGGATAACGAGATTGAGTTCGAGTCGGGTGGGCTGACCGGACATGCGGTGGGCGCGGACTACAACTCGGATACTGGAGTGGTGGTGCTGCACTCGGCGGTGAGGGTGAATGGGCTGGAGCGCGACAGGCCGGTGGTGTTGACGGCGTCGCGGGCGGAGCTGGATCGGCAGAATGAGAGAGCGGTGCTGACGCAGGCGAAGTATATGGCGGTGGGCGGCAGAGGAGGCGCGGGGCAGACTGCGCAGGCGAGGAATGTTGTCGTGCATCTGCGGCCGGATGGGACGGCGGAGCGGATTGAGGCGGAGGGAGAGGTGACGCTCATGAATGGAATGGGCGGCATGGTGACGGCTCCGCGAGGCGAGATGACGTTGAGTGCGCAGAGTCAGCCGCAGTCGGCGGTGATGCTGGGCGGGGTGAAGTACTCGGCGGATGAATCGCTGCGGCAGGCTAAGGGGGAGGCATCGGAGGCACGGGCTGGGTTCGATAAGACGGGGCGGCCGGAGCATGTGGTGATGACAGGCGCGGTGCATCTGAACGAACGGGTTCGAACGGATGCGTCTAGTGACGCATGGGGTGAGCGTGAGTTGAACGCGGGGCAGGTAGAGTTAGCCTTATTTGCAGGGGCCGCTGGGAAGGCACAGTTGCGGGATGCGAAGGCTACTGGTGACGCGCGGTTGAAGGTGATGAACCCGGCTGCCAAGGGCGGTGGGCCGACGAGCAGTGGGTTGGCTGGAGATGTTTTGACGGCGCACTTTGTGCGTGTGGGGAGTGCGGATCATCTTGCGGAGGTGCATGGCGATGGGCATACAGCGATGCGTCGAGTGAATGGGAAGGGAGTTGTCGATACGAGTTCGGGGGATTCGCTGGTGGCGCACTTTCGGCCAGTGAGCGCGGGTGCAGCGCGTGGGGCAAATGCTACTGGTAAAGGTCAGAGTGCGGATGAGATTACGAGCGCGACGGAGCAGGGGCATGTGGTGATGACGGAGCTGCCGGTGAAGAAGCTGGGGGATTCTGCGGCTCCGGCAGAGGAGCGAGTGACGGCGGAGCGCGCTGTGTATGACGGCGAACTGGAACGGACGACGTTGACGGGCAATGTGCAGGTGAGCAATGGGACGAGCGTGTTGTGGGCCGATCGGGTGGTGACGGAGCAGCAGACGGGAGATGCTACTGCGGATGGTTCGGTGAAGGCGAGTTTCAGTCAGGTGGGGAGTGAAGGGGAGCCGGTGCATGTGCTGGCATCGCGTGCGGAGATGAAGCATGATTCGCAGATGGCGAAGTTTTATGGGGGGGGATTGAATGGCAAGCCGGCGCGGTTGTGGCAGGGTGCTTCGCAGGTAGACGCTCCGGTGATTGAGTTTGAACAGAAGCAGAAGAGGCTGCTGGCGCACGGCGAGGGACAGGGTGCTCCTGGCGCAGTGCATACTGTGTTGGTAAGTGGCGGGAGTGGTGTCAAAGCAGATTCAGCCAAGACTGATAACAAGGCCGGTAAGCAGGTGGGCGGCGGTAAGACCAGCGTGGTTCGGGTGATCAGCCGGGAGCTGGTTTATTCGGAAGAGGCACGCAGGGCGGACTTTACGGGTGGTGTTCAGGTGGATAGCGCGGATGGAAGTATGCGGGGGCAGCAGGCCGTGGTGTATCTGCAGGCGGCTCCGGCTATTGGTGGGAAAAAGGCTGATGGTGCGGCGGGGGGTGGATTTATGGGCGGCAATGTGGAGAGGGTCGTGGCGAGTGGGCATATCGAGATGCAACAACCTGGCCGGCGTGCGAGCGGGGAGCAGCTAGTGTATACCGCGAGTGATGGCATGTTTGTTTTGACTGGGACACCGACCGCGTTACCGAAGGTTGTGGACGATCAGCGGGGGACCGTGACAGGTACGTCTTTGCGATTCCACACCGGAGATGAGAACGTCGTGGTTTCTAATGAAGGAGAGAGTGGCGCGGGACAGCGAGTGCGCACGGAGACGCGGGTGAAGAACAAGGAATGA
- the hpf gene encoding ribosome hibernation-promoting factor, HPF/YfiA family: MDVEYTGRQTTITKKLKSQTEEGVEAIAKIVGNSGSVHVILSTDKYRQIAEVTVQTRHQKLVARCEATDMIVALHDALAKIEQQAIRHKKRYGTIKRHPKSDLKGAAAEVAAPAARKTAAVKVATKNSVGRKAVPMLVHSFPSHSPLAEPHVVRSNDSVALRPMSIEEAVKEAAFRDREVFVFRDHGGQAMVLYRKRDGKMELIEVP, encoded by the coding sequence ATGGACGTGGAGTACACCGGCAGACAGACCACTATTACAAAAAAGCTGAAGTCACAGACCGAGGAAGGAGTGGAGGCGATTGCGAAGATCGTCGGCAACTCCGGCAGCGTGCATGTGATTTTGTCCACGGACAAGTATCGGCAGATCGCTGAGGTGACGGTGCAGACCAGGCATCAGAAGCTGGTGGCACGGTGTGAGGCTACGGACATGATCGTCGCGTTGCATGATGCGCTGGCGAAGATTGAACAGCAGGCGATTCGTCATAAGAAGAGATACGGGACGATCAAGCGGCATCCCAAGTCAGATTTGAAGGGAGCTGCGGCTGAGGTGGCGGCACCTGCTGCGCGAAAGACTGCCGCGGTGAAGGTGGCGACGAAGAACAGCGTTGGCCGTAAGGCAGTGCCGATGCTGGTGCACTCTTTTCCGTCGCACTCGCCGCTTGCGGAGCCGCATGTGGTGCGCTCGAATGATTCGGTTGCGCTGCGGCCGATGTCGATCGAGGAGGCGGTGAAGGAGGCCGCGTTTCGAGACCGCGAGGTGTTTGTGTTTCGCGACCATGGCGGGCAGGCGATGGTGCTCTATCGCAAGCGTGACGGGAAGATGGAGCTGATTGAAGTTCCTTAG
- the rapZ gene encoding RNase adapter RapZ, whose amino-acid sequence MTSKRVTKSSVKSFTGTRRKKIVEVALPEHRGELVILTGLSGSGKLSALKAFEDLGYYSVDNLPLELVPSFADLVRQSAEIERAALVVDVREGMRLDQFPSILKKVLKILPTRVVFLEASEDALIRRFSETRRPHPMGRSDTVVKSIRAERKRLDPIRNVADIVLDTTKFNVHDLRAHINSQFEREESGRALMISSNSFGFKNGVPAEADLVFDVRFLPNPHFVPEFRKLTGKHPRVAKYVLQFPQTKEFLDKTAEMLKFLLPHYIKEGKSYLTVAFGCTGGQHRSVFIAEEMKKRLAAEGYRVKTAHRDMPK is encoded by the coding sequence ATGACGAGCAAGCGGGTCACGAAGAGTTCTGTGAAGTCATTCACTGGAACACGCAGGAAGAAAATCGTGGAGGTCGCGCTTCCGGAACACCGGGGCGAGTTAGTCATTCTGACAGGGCTTTCGGGGTCGGGGAAGCTGTCGGCGCTGAAGGCGTTTGAAGACCTGGGATATTACTCGGTCGATAATTTGCCGCTGGAGCTGGTGCCGAGTTTTGCCGATCTTGTGCGACAGTCCGCGGAGATCGAACGCGCGGCGCTGGTGGTCGATGTGCGCGAGGGAATGCGACTGGATCAGTTTCCCTCGATTCTGAAAAAGGTATTAAAAATACTGCCTACGCGGGTGGTCTTTCTGGAGGCTAGTGAAGACGCGTTGATTCGGCGATTCTCCGAGACGCGGCGGCCTCATCCGATGGGACGCAGCGATACTGTGGTGAAGTCGATTCGGGCGGAGCGCAAGCGGCTGGACCCGATTCGCAATGTCGCCGACATCGTGTTGGATACGACGAAGTTCAACGTGCATGATCTTCGGGCACATATCAACTCACAGTTTGAACGCGAGGAGAGCGGACGAGCTCTTATGATCTCGTCGAACAGCTTTGGGTTCAAGAATGGCGTGCCCGCAGAGGCGGATCTGGTGTTTGACGTGCGGTTTTTGCCGAATCCTCACTTTGTGCCGGAGTTTCGCAAGCTGACTGGGAAGCATCCCAGGGTCGCGAAGTACGTCCTGCAGTTTCCTCAGACGAAGGAGTTTTTGGATAAGACCGCAGAGATGTTGAAGTTTCTTCTGCCTCACTACATCAAGGAAGGGAAGAGTTACCTGACGGTGGCGTTTGGATGCACCGGAGGACAGCATCGGTCCGTCTTTATCGCGGAAGAGATGAAGAAGCGGCTGGCGGCTGAGGGGTATCGAGTGAAGACCGCTCACCGGGATATGCCGAAGTAG
- the opgC gene encoding OpgC domain-containing protein yields MTLTSAKTQRRPELDALRGLFLVWMTFTHMPTHFSDFVNQPVGFVSSAEGFVFLSAMLVGTVYLRDALEDVSGVIARLWRRTLKIYGYHLLMLAFAFTIAAVFAAKTHRAAIYNLINFYLAHPKEAIVGGGLLIYCPPLLDILPMYVIFMFLTPIALAVGVRYGWRWVLGGSAALWVWAQFGLRELVHDWTVRVTHLQIPLQETGAFNLFAWQAVWIAGLWLGAKSAEGEMPLKRVPGYVVAVCGAVCLLFLGVRHHWLGPVLTQESLGIGLDKWQIGPMRVVNLAAFLIVCYSMRRFLVKLISVEPFLTLGKASLQVFCAHVFFVFVGLTLLYEDTPQLHGARAYGLLSLTFAGLMVVAMRQARLRREARAVAAAKNAAAVAESAS; encoded by the coding sequence TTGACATTAACTAGTGCCAAGACGCAGAGGAGGCCGGAGCTGGATGCGTTGCGCGGGCTGTTCCTGGTGTGGATGACGTTCACGCACATGCCGACACACTTCAGCGACTTTGTGAATCAGCCGGTTGGTTTTGTGTCGTCGGCAGAGGGATTTGTGTTTCTTTCGGCGATGCTGGTGGGCACGGTCTATCTGCGGGACGCGTTGGAGGATGTGTCTGGTGTGATTGCGAGGCTGTGGCGGCGGACGTTGAAGATCTATGGGTATCACCTGCTGATGCTTGCGTTCGCGTTTACGATTGCGGCTGTATTTGCGGCTAAGACGCACCGGGCGGCGATCTATAACCTGATCAACTTTTATCTGGCTCATCCGAAGGAGGCGATAGTTGGCGGAGGGCTGCTGATCTACTGCCCTCCGCTGCTGGATATTCTGCCGATGTATGTGATCTTCATGTTTTTGACGCCGATTGCGCTGGCGGTGGGCGTGCGTTATGGGTGGAGGTGGGTGCTTGGGGGGAGCGCGGCGCTGTGGGTTTGGGCGCAGTTTGGGCTACGGGAGCTGGTGCATGATTGGACGGTGCGGGTGACTCATCTGCAGATTCCTTTGCAGGAGACGGGCGCGTTCAACTTGTTTGCGTGGCAGGCGGTTTGGATTGCGGGGCTATGGTTGGGGGCCAAGAGCGCTGAGGGCGAGATGCCGCTGAAGCGGGTTCCGGGATATGTGGTGGCGGTGTGCGGGGCGGTTTGTCTCTTATTTCTCGGGGTGAGGCATCACTGGCTGGGGCCTGTGTTGACGCAGGAGTCGCTGGGGATTGGGCTGGATAAGTGGCAGATTGGGCCTATGCGGGTGGTGAATCTGGCGGCTTTTCTAATCGTCTGCTACTCGATGCGGCGGTTTCTGGTGAAGCTGATCTCGGTTGAGCCGTTTTTGACGCTGGGGAAGGCTTCGCTGCAGGTGTTTTGCGCGCATGTGTTCTTTGTGTTCGTCGGGTTGACGCTGTTGTATGAAGATACTCCGCAGCTGCATGGTGCGCGGGCTTATGGGCTGCTGTCGCTGACCTTTGCCGGGCTGATGGTGGTGGCGATGCGGCAGGCTCGGCTGCGCAGAGAGGCCAGGGCTGTGGCGGCGGCGAAGAATGCGGCGGCTGTGGCTGAGAGCGCTAGTTGA